A genomic stretch from Gemmatimonadales bacterium includes:
- a CDS encoding serine hydrolase, with product MGKPGTALGICSVIVMLLALLITGADLTPPDSAVAAPQVHELTGEDLSAWLDGVIPTLLERDALPGATVVVVQGTQVAALRGYGASDQSKAIPGAAPVDPVRQLFRAGSVSKVFTATAVISTSTYAAIWTSR from the coding sequence ATGGGGAAACCAGGCACGGCCCTCGGTATCTGCTCGGTCATAGTCATGCTCCTGGCGCTGCTAATCACGGGTGCCGATCTCACCCCTCCCGATAGCGCCGTCGCCGCACCGCAGGTGCACGAGCTGACCGGCGAGGATCTGTCCGCTTGGCTCGATGGTGTGATCCCGACCCTGCTGGAGCGGGATGCGCTGCCGGGCGCGACCGTGGTCGTGGTGCAGGGCACTCAGGTGGCTGCCCTACGCGGCTATGGGGCCAGCGATCAGTCGAAGGCGATACCCGGGGCCGCTCCCGTCGACCCGGTGCGCCAGCTGTTTCGGGCCGGCTCGGTGTCGAAGGTGTTCACCGCCACCGCGGTCATCTCGACGTCGACGTACGCCGCTATCTGGACTTCCCGCTAG